A single Plasmodium yoelii strain 17X genome assembly, chromosome: 10 DNA region contains:
- a CDS encoding HID1 domain-containing protein, putative — protein sequence MGQSNAKHIYTIFDKSNPKNFYETDFYSELLYSDNCLKQCDFYFVNHIIDNVENVTLFFKFLITTLERVLTGEDDKYINDCNVCIKICLCIFPVIQYNYKKKEIFNLMWKENNFEKLVCTNYVCNNILILHIFNFLLIILFTENISINSRNKNGQNNYEHRNNIVLAKNTIDIYKLWLVKLVTYEDNVETSNIITTNNKNTIFTNSINEYNINNKLNDENKNKEFSENKQTQNDDDNDEMNKTEGWSNKNNTLGNDNNKYIFTNDIKCVEYCQVNDRNDNEKDNIKYNNSIDLNLINNRINILKCLLILLSSYMYNNNNNYLEEKNMYLYLFTSGDIYFSSNFFISLLSVIYDNEFNYFSFYFYNDTYLEFYNLCIHILNILINFNPFVLQNNKKVHYISSALDYFFSVKKVASKPKREAINGEVAKNREDTGKNSDQASASQLKSYSHFDSIICSYSSEESYDSSEENSSKKYKGKEAICNIKRALKIKRNYLSISGDKNNSVNNDDNDYYEYIKNSKKIKYLQTRNIFLVMLRNLELNSIKYIYKGVLNMLISYKLYFENYEEDIFYINNYLCLFWNLMDNNKLLVNYVKNHNSSVFLFYILYILICFNNKRKKEMQLFSDIKKNEPLNGGSRSFNNNGNDVKAENLNNEKNFYNNEKFNISKKCDEFNIRKIDGLIYICLFIILKLSSSSIVCKNLNQKYNQKIKINSLIKNVYQFETYVDFLIYALCLLINDNIYFLKFERIIDMSIIILTNISVYIKSMSIYSCECIINILKKILKKEWILSSQHHHYALFLLLDFINNILSHNLSDNYNLVYTIIKNRDVFISINNLDVSLKDCFISTPNLDKDYWVPTESWLSNWKNKLPLHFVNAIIYDLASMIEEECDKKEILDHNEVVNLIKTECSIIKNEKIPFIIRKYEKNIFLSKWVTNYIYFLLFFHFYKQNIFINNGIKFIF from the exons ATGGGGCAAAGTAATGCAAAACACATTTACACAATTTTTGATAAATCGAATCCAAAGAATTTTTATGAAACAGATTTTTATTCAGAACTATTATATTCCGATAATTGTCTCAAACAATgtgatttttattttgttaacCATATTATCGATAATGTAGAAAATGtgactttattttttaaatttttaataacaacCCTGGAAAGAGTTTTGACAG GAGAagatgataaatatattaatgattgtAATGtgtgtataaaaatatgtttatgtatttttcctgtaattcaatataattataaaaaaaaagaaatatttaatttaatgtggaaagaaaataatttcgAAAAATTAGTATGTACAAATTATGTTTGTAACAATATTTTgatattacatatttttaattttttattaataatactttttactgaaaatataagtattaaTAGTAGAAATAAGAATGgtcaaaataattatgaacatAGAAATAATATTGTACTAGCCAAAAATActattgatatatataaactttGGCTAGTCAAATTAGTAACATATGAAGACAATGTTGAAACTTCAAATATTATTACaactaataataaaaatacaatttttacaaattcgataaatgaatataatataaataataaattaaatgatgaaaataaaaataaggaattttctgaaaataaacaaactCAAAATGATGACGATAATGACGAAATGAATAAAACTGAGGGATggtcaaataaaaataatacattgggtaatgataataataagtACATATTTACAAACGATATAAAATGTGTTGAATATTGTCAAGTTAATGATAGaaatgataatgaaaaagataatataaaatataataacagtATTGatctaaatttaattaataatagaataaatatattaaagtGTTTATTAATACTTTTAAGttcatatatgtataataataataataattatttagaagaaaaaaatatgtatttatatctttttacTAGTGgggatatatattttagttccaatttttttatttcattattaagTGTAATTTatgataatgaatttaattatttcagtttttatttttataatgataCATATCtagaattttataatttatgtattcatattttaaatatattaatcaatTTTAATCCATTtgttttacaaaataataaaaaagtacATTATATAAGTAGCGCCTTAGACTATTTTTTTTCGGTCAAAAAAGTTGCTAGTAAGCCCAAAAGGGAAGCAATAAATGGAGAGGTAGCGAAAAATAGAGAAGACACTGGTAAAAATTCTGACCAAGCTAGCGCTAGCCAATTAAAGAGTTACTCTCATTTTGATTCAATTATATGCAGCTACTCTTCTGAAGAATCGTATGACTCTTCTGAAGAAAATAgtagtaaaaaatataaaggtAAAGAAGCTATTTGTAATATAAAACGAgctttaaaaataaagaggAATTATTTATCAATAAGTggagataaaaataatagtgtaaataatgatgataatgattATTAtgagtatataaaaaatagtaaaaaaataaaatatttacaaacaagaaatatatttttagttaTGTTACGAAATTTGGAACTAAattcaataaaatatatttataaaggTGTTTTAAATATGCTAATAAGTTATAAATTATACTTTGAAAATTATGAagaagatatattttatataaataattatttatgctTATTTTGGAATCTTATGGATAATAATAAGTTACTTGTAAATTATGTGAAAAATCATAATAGTAGtgtgtttttattttatatattatatatattaatatgttttaataataaaagaaagaAAGAAATGCAGCTATTTtctgatataaaaaaaaatgaaccaCTAAATGGAGGTAGTCGaagttttaataataatggaaatgATGTAAAAGCTGAAAacttaaataatgaaaaaaatttttataacaatgaaaaatttaatatatcaaaaaaatgtgaTGAATTTAATATTCGTAAAATTGATgggttaatatatatatgcttatttataatattaaaattatcatcaaGTTCAATTGTgtgtaaaaatttaaatcaaaaatataaccaaaaaataaaaataaattcccttataaaaaatgtgtacCAATTTGAAACATATGttgattttttaatatatgctTTATGTTTGTtaattaatgataatatatattttttaaagtttGAACGAATTATAGATATgtctattattatacttaCAAATATAAGTGTTTATATAAAATCAATGAGTATATATTCCTGTGAatgtataattaatattttgaaaaaaatattaaaaaaagaatggATATTATCTTCACAACATCATCATTATGCATTATTTCTTTTGCTGGATTTtatcaataatattttatctcACAATTTAAGTGATAATTATAATCTTGTTTATaccattataaaaaatagagatgtttttatttccattaatAATTTGGATGTTTCCCTAAAAGATTGTTTTATTTCTACTCCAAATTTAGACAAAG ATTATTGGGTGCCCACCGAAAGTTGGCTATCCAATTGGAAAAATAAACTTCCTCTTCATTTCGTTAACGCCATAATTTACGATTTGGCTAGTATG aTTGAAGAAGAGTGCGACAAAAAGGAAATATTGGATCATAATGAAGttgtaaatttaataaaaaccGAATGctcaataataaaaaatgagaaaataCCGTTTATCAtaagaaaatatgaaaaaaatattttcctgTCTAAATGGgttacaaattatatatattttttattatttttccatttttataaacaaaatatttttataaataatggaattaagtttatattttaa